AGTTGAGCAGAAAAATGTTGCGCAGTGAACGGCGCATCCGGCCGGATAATGCGCGGGGCCGGGTAGCGGGTCAGTTGTTTGGCGTTGGCATACCACGGCGTGACAAACCCGGTGCCCAGCGGATTGGTTTCACAGGTGGCATGGGCAACTGGGGCTTTTTCCCCGTCTGGATGTTGCTGGCGTTGTTCCGGTGTCAGACGATCACTTTCCTGAAGCTGTGCACCTGCTTTATCATCCGCCTGAATTTTGCATTCGCCCCCATAGGCATAGCGATAATCCAGCGGCAGGGTCGTAAAGAGTTTTGGTGTCGTCAGTTGCCAATGACCACCAGCATCACGGGTAAATTCCCGTTCACCAGTCACAGTCAGGGTTTTGTCGAGCAAGGTTCGGCCCTGCTTGCTTTGAACATGCAGCCGTACAGGAAACTCCGTACAGGGGCGGCCATCAGGGGCATAAGCCGTGCCGTTAACAATCACGTCACAGCGCGGTTTAAACGGGGCAAGGTCACTTTCCTGCAACACCTGAGAGGCATTCATCTGCCCCCGGTATTCATCCTGTAAACACAGGGGCGGCGCGGGCAGTAATTCAGCGCTGTATTCCCCTTGTCCGGCAGGCAGTAACTGGTAGCCGATTTTCATCACGGCCACGTGGTGCTCCACATCCTCAACATCCAGCATGGCATAGTTCATCACCGCAAAGGGAGTCAGGTTACGAAATTCCATCTCAATCCGTCCTTTCTAGTTCAGGTCGATATCTTTACCCGTGATTTGTACCGGGCCGCTGGCCTCAAATTTGAACTCACTGCCCTTGAGGGTAATTTTGCCGCTGCTGTCCATGCGCAGGACACTTGCGCCACATTTCAGTTCAATCACATCGCCGGTGGTGATGGAAAGGGTATTGGTGATGGTCTCTGCCTTGTGTGCACCGACCTCGATAATGTAGTTCTTGCCGGTGATCAGTTTACGCATCTCCTTCACCGTTTCCGTGCTGTTGAGCGTGACCGTTTCCTCTTTGTTCTCATTGATCTTGATGATCTGGTTTTTCTCCACGGTCTCAGTGTGATTGGCGATCACATGGGTATCGCGGTTGTTGAGCACCTTGGTGTACATGTCTTTCTGTGCGTGCAGCGACAGCTTTTCACTGCCCTTGGCATCCTCAAACAGCAGTTCGTTATACCCCTCGCCCTTGTGGGTCTTGGAGCGCAGTGCCATCTGGGTTTTGCTGCCCGGCAGTTTGCCCGGCGGGATATTGCTGGCATGGTAGGTTCTGCCGGTGACGATGGGCTGGTCCGGGTCGCCGTGCAGGAAATCCACCACCACTTCCTGGCCGATGCGCGGGATGGCCAGCATCCCCCAGCCCTGACCTGCCCATGGCTGGCTGACCCGTATCCAGCAGGAGCTTTGGTCGTCGCTCTTGCCGTATCGGTCCCACGGGAATTGCAGGCGTACACGCCCATACTGGTCACAGAAGATTTCTTCGCCGACCGGGCCGACCACCTTAGCGATTTGTGGGCCATCCATCACCGGTTTGGCCAGCAGTGCCGGACGCCAGTTCTGATTCTGGCGGATAAAGTAGAAGTAGCTGTGCAGCGTGGTGCCGCTCTCGCCGCCGCTTGCCGTTTCCAGCGCACCCGGCTGGCTGCCGCTGTGGCTGGTGGAAACGGTTTGCCATGACTGATTCAGGTCTGCCCGTGGATGGTTAGTAAGGATAAACAGTTTGCCCGGCTGCAGGGCTATCGCATTGCCGCTGCCCTGTCCCATCATCGCATCGCTGCGCAATGCCTCCAGCCGGTAGCGGGTAAAGTCCTTGCCATGCGCTTCGTCTTTGAAGCGACCGGGGTAATCGTAGTGCTCGTAGTACAGTTGTTGCATATTTTCATCCCGTATCTTCTGGCTAAATTCCGCCGGCCACGCCGGGTTCTTGAAGGTGTAATCCTTAAGCTGGACCTGAGCCGGCCGTATTTGTGCGCTGCTGGTCAGGCTGTTGACAGCCGGTTCGCCCAGCGTACTGCTTTCACCCGGCTGATAGGGCAGGCGTATGCCCGGCGGCACTGAACCGCAGTCGTCGGCGAAGACCAGCGTGTTGCGCCCGTTACTGCATTCGAAGAAGTAGAAAATGCCTTCTTCGGCCGTCAGCCGTTGCAGGAAATCGAAGTCGCTTTCCTGATACTGTACGCAGAATTCGCGCGCCGGGTGAGGGTGGCGCAGGCTGAAGATCACATCGCGGATTTTATGTTCTTTCAGGAGGGTGGTGATGATGGTAGCGATATCCTGTTGCTGGAAAATGCGCGAGTTTTGTCTCAGGGTGGTGCGCCACAGATCCGGGCGGATACTCATCCGGTAGGTCGTTTGGTGCAGGCCGGTGTTGCCCTGTTCAAAGCGGGTGGCGATGCCGGTGACGCTGCGCTGTTCGACACCGTTTTGCAGAATGGTCAGCGTGGCGGTGCGATCCAGTACTGCCGGAAAGTCAATGGCCGGGTCGGCACTGGCCAGCCCCACACTCAGGCTAAACGGCTGGGAAAAACTTTCGTTCAGGGTGAAATCGGTCACGACAAACGTCTGCGGCGGTAAACCGCCTGCGGTCAGGGTAAATTGCAGGCCACTTGGGTCACGCCCGCCCATCAGCATCTGGCCGACTTTTTCCAGCACTTTGGTGGCCGCATTCTGCCCCCCGGCTGCGCGTTGTGACAATCCTTGTCCACCGGTAAAGCCGCCGCCTGGAATTAAACTCGCCGATCCTGAAATACCGCTGCCTGAACTTCCGCCTATTCCCCCGGTAAAACCCCCACCCGGAATTAAACCCTCTGTCCCTGACAGGCCGCCGCCCAATTTTCCTGCAACCTGTTTCGCTTTCTGAACAGCGCCCTGCCCCTGCTGAACAAGGGCTTGTCCTTTCTTCAATTTATCGAGGTTCTTCTTTATTGACATGGTGTGTCTCCCTGAGATGATGGAACGTTATGTAATAGGCTATCCCACCTGATAGCAACGCAGGCCATAACATTCGGGTACAAGATTCAAATCTAACGCACATTGTCTCCGACAAATTTGTTAATTAAGGACGTAATACGTTGTTTTTCGATAATTTGCAGAGACTCTGTTGTTCGAATATATCGGCTGATCCGTGATAAACAAAATGGGGGTAATAATAAATAACGAAGGAGTAAAGACCAAATTAAATCAAGTGAAATAAAAAACGGACTCCGACAATGACCGTGTAAAAAGTTAAAATGATTGCCGTTGAGAAATAATATTCTGAAATGGTGTATTTGATTAGTGTATAGAACCACTTAATATTTATCCATAAAAGGTGTTTTTTTTGTAACGATATGAAATAAAAATAAAAAATAGATAATGGCTTTGGCAAAATCATGATCATTTTAATTTTACTTGGATTCGCATATTAAGCGCAACACCGTAATGAACGAAGTAAATGAGTTGGGGTTCCTGTAAATAACTCATTCGGTGTTTTATAATCTCGTGTCTTACGTGGTCGATTATTTAGTCGGTTTGCCACAAGGTTAACCTCCCGCTCTGATACCTTATTAAAATCGGTTCCTTTTGGGAAGTAATCTCTGATTAATCCATTTATGTTCTCATTTATCCCTCTTTCCCAAGGGGAATACGGATGAGCAAAATAAATTTTTGTCTCTAAATTTTTACCGATCCGTTCGTGTTCGGCAAATTCGAGTCCGTTATCAAAGGTAATTGTTTTAACTTTATGTTTTATCATCGATAAATGTCTTGTCGCCGCTTTGGCAACACCTTCTGCTGTTTTATCTTCAAGTTTAATGATGATCGTAAATAACGATTTTCGTTCAACTAAAGTCAATAAGGCACTTTTACGATCTTTGCCAACGATAGTATCCCCTTCCCAATCCCCAATACGCTGCTTTTTATCAACAATTTTTGGGCGCTTATCAATACTGACTCTGTTTTTAATTTTTCCTCTGTGCTCATGGCTTCCATAGCGTTTACGATACGGTTTTTTCGCTATCCTAAGATGTTGCCATAAATCACCGCCATTTATTTTATCTTTATAAATCAATCGATAAATTGTTTCATGATGTAAAGAGATT
This genomic interval from Xenorhabdus doucetiae contains the following:
- a CDS encoding IS30 family transposase; translation: MAYTQLTETERYQIFGLKEAGFTQRFIATSLNRAPSTISRELRRNREAEKYEPEQAQRKALERRHSKVKAVKITPEITKWIKQLIWQDLSPEQVVGYLKREAKISLHHETIYRLIYKDKINGGDLWQHLRIAKKPYRKRYGSHEHRGKIKNRVSIDKRPKIVDKKQRIGDWEGDTIVGKDRKSALLTLVERKSLFTIIIKLEDKTAEGVAKAATRHLSMIKHKVKTITFDNGLEFAEHERIGKNLETKIYFAHPYSPWERGINENINGLIRDYFPKGTDFNKVSEREVNLVANRLNNRPRKTRDYKTPNELFTGTPTHLLRSLRCCA
- the tssI gene encoding type VI secretion system Vgr family protein; its protein translation is MSIKKNLDKLKKGQALVQQGQGAVQKAKQVAGKLGGGLSGTEGLIPGGGFTGGIGGSSGSGISGSASLIPGGGFTGGQGLSQRAAGGQNAATKVLEKVGQMLMGGRDPSGLQFTLTAGGLPPQTFVVTDFTLNESFSQPFSLSVGLASADPAIDFPAVLDRTATLTILQNGVEQRSVTGIATRFEQGNTGLHQTTYRMSIRPDLWRTTLRQNSRIFQQQDIATIITTLLKEHKIRDVIFSLRHPHPAREFCVQYQESDFDFLQRLTAEEGIFYFFECSNGRNTLVFADDCGSVPPGIRLPYQPGESSTLGEPAVNSLTSSAQIRPAQVQLKDYTFKNPAWPAEFSQKIRDENMQQLYYEHYDYPGRFKDEAHGKDFTRYRLEALRSDAMMGQGSGNAIALQPGKLFILTNHPRADLNQSWQTVSTSHSGSQPGALETASGGESGTTLHSYFYFIRQNQNWRPALLAKPVMDGPQIAKVVGPVGEEIFCDQYGRVRLQFPWDRYGKSDDQSSCWIRVSQPWAGQGWGMLAIPRIGQEVVVDFLHGDPDQPIVTGRTYHASNIPPGKLPGSKTQMALRSKTHKGEGYNELLFEDAKGSEKLSLHAQKDMYTKVLNNRDTHVIANHTETVEKNQIIKINENKEETVTLNSTETVKEMRKLITGKNYIIEVGAHKAETITNTLSITTGDVIELKCGASVLRMDSSGKITLKGSEFKFEASGPVQITGKDIDLN
- a CDS encoding DUF2169 family type VI secretion system accessory protein; the encoded protein is MEFRNLTPFAVMNYAMLDVEDVEHHVAVMKIGYQLLPAGQGEYSAELLPAPPLCLQDEYRGQMNASQVLQESDLAPFKPRCDVIVNGTAYAPDGRPCTEFPVRLHVQSKQGRTLLDKTLTVTGEREFTRDAGGHWQLTTPKLFTTLPLDYRYAYGGECKIQADDKAGAQLQESDRLTPEQRQQHPDGEKAPVAHATCETNPLGTGFVTPWYANAKQLTRYPAPRIIRPDAPFTAQHFSAQLAGTLSPDTPACQPQGLGFIGRAWLPRRQLAGTYDADWLAHRHPYLPKDFDFGYWNGAPVDQQIDWPETNIAITLSGLTPDGDLHVTLPGHRPFILLRMQNGILLPVPMRMDTLIIDSEARTLHMTCRLSFKTSLPVRVAEARFEINPDAPLLKLAPLEEEKKDG